The following DNA comes from Mesorhizobium sp. B2-1-8.
CGAGCACGGTACCCCCGGCTGCAACCGTGCGCGCCGCGACTTTTTCCACGGCCGCGTTGCCGCGTCCGGCCTTGGCGAAAACAAGCGTCCTGATCTGCCAGCCCAAGTCGAGCGCGTCGATGACCAGCTTCAGCCCCTCGGCCATGAAGGCGTTCTGCTGGTCGCGGAATTTCTTCAAGGCGAGCGCCTTGATGTCCTTGACCAGCGGGTTGGCGAGGCTGGTGACTTCCTTCACCTGGCCAGGCGCGCCGGCGTGCCGTTCGTTCATGTCAAGCCACCCAGCGCGAAAACAGTGAAGTCGAAAGCGCCCGGCCGGCGGACTTTTCACGGATGATCAACTCACCCGATTCGACCTTGCCGCCCATGCCGGCGAAGGTGTCGCGCATCAGAGCGTGGATGGCGAAGAAGGAGGCGCGGATCGAATAGGCGGTCAGTACCACGGCAAGCGGCTTCGGGGTCAGGATCGAGCGACAGAGGTCCGTCAGATCAGGCAGGTCCTCGAACAACTGCCAGACCTCGCCCTTGGGGCCGCGGCCATAGGCCGGCGGATCGAACAGGATGATGTCGTAGCGGCTGCCGCGACGCTCCTCGCGCTCGGCGAACTTCACCGCGTCGTCGACGATCCAGCGGATCGGCTTGGCGCCAAGGCCGGCCATCTCCTGGTTCTCCCGCGCCCAGCCGATCGCCTTCTTCGAGGCGTCGACATGAGTGACCTCCGCGCCCGCGCGCGCGGCCACCAGCGAGGCAAGGCCGGTATAGCCGAACAGGTTGAGCACCTTGACCGGCCGCCTGGCCGCCACGATCAAGCCCGCCA
Coding sequences within:
- a CDS encoding class I SAM-dependent rRNA methyltransferase; the protein is MKSFRDKRRDGRPHPAKSGTVEPRPAENRSAVKPDPRPREQHNVKPENQPKSAPRILARREGALPAEQLPVILEVAPNADYALLDSGAGQKLEQYGPYRIVRPEGQAIWQKALPARDWERADAIFTGDTDEEGIGRWRFPKTPLGETWPMKHDGIDYLGRFTSFRHVGVFPEQASHWDHMAGLIVAARRPVKVLNLFGYTGLASLVAARAGAEVTHVDASKKAIGWARENQEMAGLGAKPIRWIVDDAVKFAEREERRGSRYDIILFDPPAYGRGPKGEVWQLFEDLPDLTDLCRSILTPKPLAVVLTAYSIRASFFAIHALMRDTFAGMGGKVESGELIIREKSAGRALSTSLFSRWVA